cAGCGGGGTGGGTCCGCAGGGGTTGCAGAGGTTGTTGCAGGCCATGTCTGTGGTGCGGGGggtccctggaagagagggtgttgagggaagcggaggggcgtgggggtgcgaggagcggtgctgcaggagggcaggggagcgtggAGGCGTGTTGTGTGGCGGGTGGGgagcgtggcggtggggaggctttgtggctggtgaaggtgtgggcagagggtggtgggagagaggggccaggtggggcaggagaaaggaggagaagggggttggggctcaccttgttgacgttggaggagaaggggtgaggagaagtgtgtgagggagagaggcgctggtgcgtcttttatgctggtccgggaggggcgggccaggctttgcgcatgagagccttttgcagcgagcagcttttgcgtgccacagcctggggagtaatgaggtggggcgtgtctttgttgccgcagttctgcaatttcatgttctcgTCTTGAGGACGTGTCCACTTGgtcttggctgcattttttaaggGAGAGTTTGTGTTTGGGAGGCTTTTCTTGGAAGGTGCGTGTCAGGGTTTTTGGCAGACGCATCCAAAGCGTAGGAGAGGTAGGGTGTCATCAGTGAGGTCATGCCATGGCACTcgtgtggtgtggtttgtgggtgcGTGGTGAAGAGGGGCCTCATTTCctcacagccctggcagagtGGTGCGCGctctggaggtgtgtggggcgtgaggggTTGCCCCTTCCCTTGCGTTGGGTCTCTGTCTTGCAAGAGCAGGACATTGTCTTGGCAGGCCTGCTTAAGAGCTCGCCAGCCCTGTGGCGTTGGGAACGCTTGCGCGCTCCCCAAAGGCTTGTGTTGGCTCCTCCGTAGTACTCCCCTTAGCTGGGGTGTTCAGGTTTGCAGCCTGGGCTCTGACGTGACGCAGTGCTTGGTCTCTTGTGTGGCACATCCAAAGAAGAGCCAGTGAAGGAGGTGAAGGGTCTAGATAGCGAGACTTCTGAGGAGCGTTTGAGGGAAGTGTGGGTGtttgataggacaagaggaaagggcctcaagttgcagcaggggaggttcagattggatgttaggaaaaagtgtgtgagcaaaagggttatcaagcactggaacaggctgcccagggaagtggttgattCACAATCGCGGGAGGTATCAGAAAGACATGGAaacgtggtgcttagggccatggtttagtggtggacttggacATGCTAGGTTAACAGTCAGACTTGCtaatgttaaaggtcttttccaacccaaatgactcTCTGATTGTTTATGGggcaccctgcaagggcaggtgagtttctggagagccTGTGAGTGTGGCAAGAGGCATAGGGTGAGTGGGAGCATCTGGCAGAGGAGGTGCTGAGCCGGGGCCTTTGGGTCTTTCTTTGCGGTGAGTGCTGAGGGTTGAGGGTGCTTCTCTGCACAGTGTTTGACGGGAGAAGGAGGATTTGGAGATTGGCGAGGGGAGCTGGAGGCGAGCatgcagcacgtggctgcagaACTGAGAGCCTGGTAGTGGTGGATGGATGCGGAAGGGTTGATGAATGGCAAGGCGTGCCCAGTTGAGCCGAGGTGagcgtttgcaggctgtttgtcaggcgagcagtgcttgttgctgaggaagatgaaaagagGTACTAAGGAGTGCTGTGTGACTGGGTGCACGTAAGTCCCCAGGGCCTGATGGGTTGCATGCCCGAATGCGGAGGGTGCTGACAGCTGTCCTTGGGAGGTCCCTCTCCATTAGCTTGGACAGGTCATGGTTCTTCTGGGCAGTTCCTGAAGACGGGAAGAAAGCTCATATCCCCTGTATTTTTGCAGACGACCAAGAGGGAGGATCTGGAAAGTAGAGGCTGGTGAGCCTGCCCCTGTTTGATGTGAAGGCAATGGAGGAAATGCTCCtggaaagcgctgccaaggccaggaaggacaaggaggtgatggggcctTGTCGGCATGCATTTACGAAGGGGAAATCGTGCTTTCTGACCTCCGTGTCTCCCTACGTTGAAGTGAGTCgctttgtgggggaggagagcgccacgtctggtgtttacctcaagcttttactgaagcctttgacGCTTCCTCCCCTTGCGTGCTGCTAGACAAGCCAAGAATGTACGGGGTGCGTAAGGTGCCAGTGAGGTGGagtgcaaagtggctgaaggtctggtccCAGAGGCTTGTGATGAGTGGCCCAAAGTGCATCTGGAGGCAATTCTCAAGTGGTGTAGCCCAGGACTTGGATCGTTGTGGccaacactgttcaacatcGTCCTCAGTGACACGGTCAGTGGGACGGAGTGCCCCCGTCAGCAAGTTgtgagaggatgcaaaatgtggaggagtgTTTGAGGCACTGGTCATTTGTGCCACTTTTCCCAGGGAGCTGGAGGTTCTGGAGAACAGGGCAGAGaggaatctgctgaagttgaagagggggaagggcaaagtcctgcctctggggaggaatggcGCTGGGCAACAGGCCATGCTAGtgaatggagaaagctgcaaagacgtGGCATTGCCTTGGCAGAGAAGgcaagggtttttcagtgcgagggtggtgaagcagtggaagcggttgtgcagagaggtgttgggagtgtccatgcttggagagactgaaaagctgactggccatggtcgtggagagcctgctcgagctgaccctgcttgaggaGGTTGCATTGAACTGGGTGATCTCCAGCGTTTCCTtgttatctaaatgattctgtttgttgtgattgtgcttgctgtgctggccagcgagtcgttctgtggaagaaagttggtcaacagggagcagaatgaagccctcataatccagatGCAATGGTTAGCGACCAGCTGCCCCACtctagacacacacaagtctatggggctggatgggatccccccaagggtactgagggagctgccacaagtgctcaccaagccactttccatcatttctcagcagtcctggctaaccggggaggtcccagttgactggaaggtagcaaatgtgatggccatctataagaagggccggaaggaggactgggggaactacaggcctgccagcctgacctcggtgccagggaaggtcacggagcagatcatcttgagcgTCATCAGGTGGCACATAGAGGACAAGCAGGTGATCAGGCCtggtcagcatgggtttatgaaaggcacgtcctgcttgactaacctgatctccttctatgacacgatgacccgcttagtggatgagggaggagctgtggatgttgtctgcgtggactttagtaaagcccttgacaccgtttcccacagcgttctcctggagaaactgtctgCTCATGGCTCGGATGGGcgcactctttgctgggtaaatactgtctggatggccaggcctaaagcgttgtggtgaatggagtgaaATGtggttggcagccggtcacaagtggtgatCCCCAGGGCTGAGTATTGGTGCCAGTTCTGTTTACTATCTTTATCCATGATCTGGGTGAGAGGATCGAGTGTgtagcctcagtaagtttgcagatgacgccaagttgggcgggagtgttgatctgctcgagggcagaaaggctgtacagagggatgcggacaggctggatcgatggtcCGAGTCCAGCTGTATgagatttaacaaggccaagtggtGGGTCCTGCACTCGAGTCACAACAACCGCATGCAACGCtagaggcttggggaagagcagctggaaagctgcccggcggcaagggacgtgggggtgttggctgacaggcGGCTGaatatgaggcagcagtgtgcccaggtgagcaaggcggccaacagcaccctggcttgtgtcagaaacagtgcgggcagcaggactggggcagtgattgttcccctgtactcggcactggtgaggccgcagctCGACTatggtgttcagttttgggcccctcactaccaGAGGGacgctgaggtgctggagcgtgtgcagagaagggcagcgaagctggtggaGGGTGTAGAGCACAaatcctgtgaggagcggctgagggagctggggttgtttagcctggagaaaaggaggctgaggggagaccttatcgctctgtacaactaccggaaaggaggttgtagcgaggtagGAGTTGGTCTcgtctgccaagtaacaagcaacaggagaaaaggaaatggcgccgagttgtgccaggggaggtttagcttggctATTAggggaaatttcttcacggacaAGGTTGTGAaccattggaccaggctgccctaGAGGTGGCTGAGTCAGCagccctggaggtatttaaaagccacGTACAGGTggtgtttagtggtggacttggtagtgctgggttaacggttggagtacatgatcttaagggtcttttccaacctgaaggaTTCTATGATGCTGAGCGCGTTCTGCCATGGGGAGCTTGCGTCAGAGACCTGGGTAAAAGTTCGTTTCCGTGTCCAAGGCTTTGTTTGGGCAAGTGAAGGGCTTGTGTCAGAGGCTTGCAGCCCTCATGTGCCAGTCTTTGTGgtgttgttgttgctggggaCCCACTTCCTAAGAGAGGCCTTGTAGCCCCTTCCCACGCAGCGCAACGGCCTgttgagccctggctttgtgccaGGTGAGGTTGGAAGAgccttgggagaagaaaggaagaagaggcgtctgaggctggcatgcagGAGAACTTTATTGAGgtgaagaaagagtgaaaaggcaggagcacCAAGTGGGAGGGAGGCATTCTTAGGTGCAAGTAGGGCGACCATCAACTGAGGTGCCTTGCATGCAGTAGATTTTGCCAGCGGACCGAGGTGTTCCTGCCCCGCAGTGGGAGCAGCGTGGCAGAGGTGCCTGGTGGTCTTTGTCTTGTGAGAAgcgggagaagaggaggaggtacacgggccatgtttccaggcagcccgtgctggccccttccctgcttccttgcttggtgccttgagaggaagaggtgtggacGGCAGGTCCGCGTGCGAGCAAGAGCGCGTCGGTGCGTCCTCAGTCCATGAAGTGGCtcccagggggtgggtggctggtgtcaggggtggtggcgagggcccttagcaggggtagcaggctcttctggcgccgaagcagcccaggcctccgAAGCCGTAGCCGTAGCCGAAGCCgccggagatgggcactccctgggcgctgagagcgctgcccacggcagccgatgtggaggatccgacggcggtgttctgggggaaggaggtgaggatgggtcctggcagggtgaccagcacggtggaaggctggatgacgacgcgggagtcctcgcactgcctgacgcagggctcgttgcagctgttagccAGCGGGGTGGGTCCGCAGGGGTTGCAGAGGTTGTTGCAGGCCATGTCTGTGGTGCGGGGggtccctggaagagagggtgttgaggaagcggaggggcgtgggggtgcgaggagcggtgctgcaggagggcaggggagcgtggaggcgtgttgtgtggcggtggggagcgtggcggtggggaggctttgtggctggtgaaggtgtgggcagagggtggtgggagagaggggccaggtggggcaggagaaaggaggagaagggggttggggctcaccttgttgacgttggaggagaaggggtgaggagaagtgtgtgagggagagaggcgctggtgcgtcttttatgctggtccgggaggggcgggccaggctttgcgcatgagagccttttgcagcgagcagcttttgcgtgccacagcctggggagtaatgaggtggggcgtgtctttgttgccgcagttctgcaatttcatgttctcgTCTTGAGGACGTGTCCACTTGgtcttggctgcattttttaaggGAGAGTTTGTGTTTGGGAGGCTTTTCTTGGAAGGTGCGTGTCAGGGTTTTTGGCAGACGCATCCAAAGCGTAGGAGAGGTAGGGTGTCATCAGTGAGGTCATGCCATGGCACTcgtgtggtgtggtttgtgggtgcGTGGTGAAGAGGGGCCTCATTTCctcacagccctggcagagtGGTGCGCGctctggaggtgtgtggggcgtgaggggTTGCCCCTTCCCTTGCGTTGGGTCTCTGTCTTGCAAGAGCAGGACATTGTCTTGGCAGGCCTGCTTAAGAGCTCGCCAGCCCTGTGGCGTTGGGAACGCTTGCGCGCTCCCCAAAGGCTTGTGTTGGCTCCTCCGTAGTACTCCCCTTAGCTGGGGTGTTCAGGTTTGCAGCCTGGGCTCTGACGTGACGCAGTGCTTGGTCTCTTGTGTGGCACATCCAAAGAAGAGCCGGTGAAGGGTCTAGATAGCGAGACTTCTGAGGAGCGTTTGAGGGAAGTGTGGGTGtttgataggacaagaggaaagggcctcaagttgcagcaggggaggttcagattggatgttaggaaaaagtgtgtgagcaaaagggttatcaagcactggaacaggctgcccagggaagtggttgattCACAATCGCGGGAGGTATCAGAAAGACATGGAaacgtggtgcttagggccatggtttagtggtggacttggacATGCTAGGTTAACAGTCAGACTTGCtaatgttaaaggtcttttccaacccaaatgactcTCTGATTGTTTATGGggcaccctgcaagggcaggtgagtttctggagagccTGTGAGTGTGGCGAGAGGCATAGGGTGAGTGGGAGCATCTGGCAGAGGAGGTGCTGAGCCGGGGCCTTTGGGGTCTTTCTTTGCGGTGAGTGCTGAGGGTTGAGGGTGCTTCTCTGCACAGTGTTTGACGGGAGAAGGAGGATTTGGAGATTGGCGAGGGGAGCTGGAGGCGAGCatgcagcacgtggctgcagaACTGAGAGCCTGGTAGTGGTGGATGGATGCGGAAGGGTTGATGAATGGCAAGGCGTGCCCCAGTTGAGCCGAGGTGagcgtttgcaggctgtttgtcaggcgagcagtgcttgttgctgaggaagatgaaaagagGTACTAAGGAGTGCTGTGTGACTGGGTGCACGTAAGTCCCCAGGGCCTGATGGGTTGCATGCCCGAATGCGGAGGGTGCTGACAGCTGTCCTTGGGAGGTCCCTCTCCATTAGCTTGGACAGGTCATGGTTCTTCTGGGCAGTTCCTGAAGACGGGAAGAAAGCTCATATCCCCTGTATTTTTGCAGACGACCAAGAGGGAGGATCTGGAAAGTAGAGGCTGGTGAGCCTGCCCCTGTTTGATGTGAAGGCAATGGAGGAAATGCTCCtggaaagcgctgccaaggccaggaaggacaaggaggtgatggggcctTGTCGGCATGCATTTACGAAGGGGAAATCGTGCTTTCTGACCTCCGTGTCTCCCTACGTTGAAGTGAGTCgctttgtgggggaggagagcgccacgtctggtgtttacctcaagcttttactgaagcctttgacGCTTCCTCCCCTTGCGTGCTGCTAGACAAGCCAAGAATGTACGGGGTGCGTAAGGTGCCAGTGAGGTGGagtgcaaagtggctgaaggtctggtccCAGAGGCTTGTGATGAGTGGCCCAAAGTGCATCTGGAGGCAATTCTCAAGTGGTGTAGCCCAGGACTTGGATCGTTGTGGccaacactgttcaacatcGTCCTCAGTGACACGGTCAGTGGGACGGAGTGCCCCCGTCAGCAAGTTgtgagaggatgcaaaatgtggaggagtgTTTGAGGCACTGGTCATTTGTGCCACTTTTCCCAGGGAGCTGGAGGTTCTGGAGAACAGGGCAGAGaggaatctgctgaagttgaagagggggaagggcaaagtcctgcctctggggaggaatggcGCTGGGCAACAGGCCATGCTAGtgaatggagaaagctgcaaagacgtGGCATTGCCTTGGCAGAGAAGgcaagggtttttcagtgcgagggtggtgaagcagtggaagcggttgtgcagagaggtgttgggagtgtccatgcttggagagactgaaaagctgactggccatggtcgtggagagcctgctcgagctgaccctgcttgaggaGGTTGCATTGAACTGGGTGATCTCCAGCGTTTCCTtgttatctaaatgattctgtttgttgtgattgtgcttgctgtgctggccagcgagtcgttctgtggaagaaagttggtcaacagggagcagaatgaagccctcataatccagatGCAATGGTTAGCGACCAGCTGCCCCACtctagacacacacaagtctatggggctggatgggatccccccaagggtactgagggagctgccacaagtgctcaccaagccactttccatcatttctcagcagtcctggctaaccggggaggtcccagttgactggaaggtagcaaatgtgatggccatctataagaagggccggaaggaggactgggggaactacaggcctgccagcctgacctcggtgccagggaaggtcacggagcagatcatcttgagcgTCATCAGGTGGCACATAGAGGACAAGCAGGTGATCAGGCCtggtcagcatgggtttatgaaaggcacgtcctgcttgactaacctgatctccttctatgacacgatgacccgcttagtggatgagggaggagctgtggatgttgtctgcgtggactttagtaaagcccttgacaccgtttcccacagcgttctcctggagaaactgtctgCTCATGGCTCGGATGGGcgcactctttgctgggtaaatactgtctggatggccaggcctaaagcgttgtggtgaatggagtgaaATGtggttggcagccggtcacaagtggtgatCCCCAGGGCTGAGTATTGGTGCCAGTTCTGTTTACTATCTTTATCCATGATCTGGGTGAGAGGATCGAGTGTgtagcctcagtaagtttgcagatgacgccaagttgggcgggagtgttgatctgctcgagggcagaaaggctgtacagagggatgcggacaggctggatcgatggtcCGAGTCCAGCTGTATgagatttaacaaggccaagtggtGGGTCCTGCACTCGAGTCACAACAACCGCATGCAACGCtagaggcttggggaagagcagctggaaagctgcccggcggcaagggacgtgggggtgttggctgacaggcGGCTGaatatgaggcagcagtgtgcccaggtgagcaaggcggccaacagcaccctggcttgtgtcagaaacagtgcgggcagcaggactggggcagtgattgttcccctgtactcggcactggtgaggccgcagctCGACTatggtgttcagttttgggcccctcactaccaGAGGGacgctgaggtgctggagcgtgtgcagagaagggcagcgaagctggtggaGGGTGTAGAGCACAaatcctgtgaggagcggctgagggagctggggttgtttagcctggagaaaaggaggctgaggggagaccttatcgctctgtacaactaccggaaaggaggttgtagcgaggtagGAGTTGGTCTcgtctgccaagtaacaagcaacaggagaaaaggaaatggcgccgagttgtgccaggggaggtttagcttggctATTAggggaaatttcttcacggacaAGGTTGTGAaccattggaccaggctgccctaGAGGTGGCTGAGTCAGCagccctggaggtatttaaaagccatgtacAGGTggtgtttagtggtggacttggtagtgctgggttaacggttggagtacatgatcttaagggtcttttccaacctgaaggaTTCTATGATGCTGAGCGCGTTCTGCCATGGGGAGCTTGCGTCAGAGACCTGGGTAAAAGTTCGTTTCCGTGTCCAAGGCTTTGTTTGGGCAAGTGAAGGGCTTGTGTCAGAGGCTTGCAGCCCTCATGTGCCAGTCTTTGTGgtgttgttgttgctggggaCCCACTTCCTAAGAGAGGCCTTGTAGCCCCTTCCCACGCAGCGCAACGGCCTgttgagccctggctttgtgccaGGTGAGGTTGGAAGAgccttgggagaagaaaggaagaagaggcgtctgaggctggcatgcagGAGAACTTTATTGAGgtgaagaaagagtgaaaaggcaggagcacCAAGTGGGAGGGAGGCATTCTTAGGTGCAAGTAGGGCGACCATCAACTGAGGTGCCTTGCATGCAGTAGATTTTGCCAGCGGACCGAGGTGTTCCTGCCCCGCAGTGGGAGCAGCGTGGCAGAGGTGCCTGGTGGTCTTTGTCTTGTGAGAAgcgggagaagaggaggaggtacacgggccatgtttccaggcagcccgtgctggccccttccctgcttccttgcttggtgccttgagaggaagaggtgtggacGGCAGGTCCGCGTGCGAGCAAGAGCGCGTCGGTGCGTCCTCAGTCCATGAAGTGGCtcccagggggtgggtggctggtgtcaggggtggtggcgagggcccttagcaggggtagcaggctcttctggcgccgaagc
Above is a window of Pelecanus crispus isolate bPelCri1 unplaced genomic scaffold, bPelCri1.pri SCAFFOLD_315, whole genome shotgun sequence DNA encoding:
- the LOC142596989 gene encoding feather keratin-like, whose protein sequence is MACNNLCNPCGPTPLANSCNEPCVRQCEDSRVVIQPSTVLVTLPGPILTSFPQNTAVGSSTSAAVGSALSAQGVPISGGFGYGYGFGGLGCFGARRACYPC